From one Bacteroides eggerthii genomic stretch:
- a CDS encoding SusC/RagA family TonB-linked outer membrane protein produces the protein MKNRQLFQTASRRTFLLIMFCWMQLYGMAIFAQTKIVTGQVIDVTHSPLPGVNILVKGTTIGCITDIDGNYSISVPDLEADILVFSYIGFTQKEVACKGQPKINVTLTEDQQQLDEVVVVGYGVQKKSHLTGSISKIKNENLGQLPVSRADQALVGKLAGVQIQNVSAQSGASPKIQIRGIGSISADTNPLIVVDGYPIPGDLSDVDMNDVESIEVLKDAASAAIYGSRGANGIIIVTTRSGSSEGSKPTIRINSYGGVKERLLKGIQRTRPEDWKIKAEQIYAEMGRPTSGAHASMVDDMKKVYVASDVLGTQTDWVEETIKLGYIQNHQISVSGGSKNVNYYASGSFLDEKGIVITDRYKKFNLNAKVDAKINDKLEFGVNVNAVVDSQRAYRSGSQSNINQVFRDAMYIPVRHTAETIEWARLSDPTLNIGDYAHEYHFSKVPYNGEYISVKNAGGNNGISTTLERNDRTGYIKALGNIYLQYQPVKGLILKSSFGGYASMMDYKFYQSSLAHNNGKTSGQYKTAKVIDWLNENIATYTPNLGENHSLSILAGYTVQKTTGYNSNMTASDFPTDNIQTLNAGIINSGNTTEYEELLLSALGRVTYSYKGKYLASVSSRWDGSSRFGINNKWGYFPSVSLGWRISEESFFTPVKKIIDELKIRASFGASGNKNIGNYQAFGLLSQSNAVINNKVTPGYTQISSENKDLGWERTYQYNGGFDLGMFNNRLRINLDAYYTITDKLLLEREISSMTGQTNQLVNMGKMSNTGYEIEITTQNIQTKDFSWSTSLNIAQNFNKVLNLGGVDKIISSPKGEEKRPTYFVTEVGKPLVQFYGFVVEKEIPNEGLISPVWPVDVKPELVHVKDLDGNGKIDDDDMVAQGSPYPKVTWGMTNDLKWKDFDLNVVVQGSHGNKVFNIDEHYAQSQWNGKLLPEYQNSYNNIKHKASACWFVEDASFIAIRSINLGYTLPKNIMKNCSLRVYASIYNPCYFLLGDYKGYNPEGIKSFDTPLIDGYQSGAMPLARTYTLGFNFQF, from the coding sequence ATGAAGAACAGACAATTATTTCAAACTGCTTCTCGGCGAACTTTTTTGTTAATCATGTTTTGCTGGATGCAACTGTATGGTATGGCGATTTTTGCCCAAACGAAAATTGTGACAGGCCAAGTTATAGATGTGACACATTCGCCTTTGCCTGGTGTGAATATTCTTGTAAAGGGGACTACTATTGGATGTATTACTGATATTGATGGAAATTACTCAATTAGTGTACCAGATTTAGAAGCAGACATTCTTGTATTTTCATATATCGGGTTTACTCAGAAAGAAGTAGCTTGCAAAGGACAGCCAAAAATAAATGTAACTTTGACTGAGGATCAACAACAGCTAGATGAAGTAGTAGTGGTTGGTTATGGTGTTCAGAAGAAATCTCATTTAACAGGTTCTATTTCAAAAATTAAAAATGAGAATCTGGGGCAATTGCCCGTTTCTCGTGCAGACCAGGCGTTAGTTGGTAAATTGGCGGGTGTGCAAATTCAAAATGTTTCAGCGCAATCGGGAGCTAGTCCTAAAATTCAGATACGTGGTATTGGGTCTATTTCTGCAGATACGAATCCTCTGATCGTAGTAGACGGTTATCCTATCCCAGGAGATTTGTCAGATGTTGATATGAATGATGTAGAATCTATTGAGGTATTGAAAGATGCTGCATCAGCTGCTATTTATGGTTCAAGAGGTGCAAATGGTATTATTATTGTGACTACACGTAGTGGTAGCTCTGAAGGCTCTAAACCTACTATTCGCATAAATAGTTATGGTGGTGTTAAAGAGCGACTGTTGAAAGGAATACAACGTACACGTCCTGAAGATTGGAAGATAAAAGCAGAACAAATATATGCAGAAATGGGTAGACCGACCAGTGGAGCTCATGCGTCTATGGTAGATGATATGAAAAAAGTTTATGTTGCTTCTGATGTTTTGGGAACTCAAACTGACTGGGTAGAAGAAACAATAAAACTGGGATATATACAGAACCATCAGATTAGTGTTTCTGGCGGTTCAAAAAACGTGAACTACTACGCATCTGGTTCTTTTTTGGATGAGAAAGGAATTGTTATAACAGATCGTTATAAAAAGTTTAATTTAAATGCTAAGGTTGATGCTAAGATTAATGATAAATTAGAATTCGGCGTCAATGTGAATGCAGTTGTTGATTCCCAACGCGCTTATCGTTCAGGATCTCAATCAAATATTAATCAGGTATTTAGAGATGCTATGTACATCCCAGTAAGGCATACTGCTGAGACAATTGAATGGGCTCGTTTGTCTGATCCTACATTAAATATAGGTGACTATGCTCATGAATATCATTTTTCGAAAGTCCCTTATAATGGAGAATATATTAGTGTAAAAAATGCTGGTGGTAATAATGGTATTTCTACTACTTTAGAGCGTAATGATAGAACTGGTTATATTAAAGCCTTAGGAAATATCTACTTACAGTATCAACCTGTTAAAGGTTTGATTTTAAAAAGTTCTTTTGGTGGATATGCTTCTATGATGGACTATAAATTTTATCAGAGTAGTTTAGCTCATAATAATGGTAAAACGAGCGGACAATATAAAACTGCAAAAGTAATAGATTGGTTGAATGAAAATATTGCGACCTATACTCCTAATTTAGGAGAAAATCATTCTTTAAGTATATTGGCTGGTTATACAGTTCAAAAGACTACAGGCTATAATAGCAATATGACAGCTTCAGACTTTCCGACTGATAATATTCAAACCTTGAATGCTGGTATCATTAACTCGGGTAATACTACTGAGTATGAGGAACTGCTATTATCGGCACTAGGACGTGTCACATATTCTTATAAAGGTAAATATCTTGCTTCTGTAAGTTCACGTTGGGATGGAAGTTCTCGTTTCGGTATTAATAATAAATGGGGGTATTTCCCTTCAGTATCTTTAGGTTGGCGTATTTCTGAGGAATCATTCTTTACTCCGGTTAAGAAGATAATTGATGAATTAAAGATTAGAGCAAGTTTTGGTGCCAGTGGTAATAAAAATATTGGTAATTACCAAGCATTTGGTCTTCTTTCACAGTCCAATGCTGTAATCAATAATAAAGTAACTCCTGGATATACACAAATTTCCAGTGAAAATAAAGACTTGGGTTGGGAGAGAACTTATCAGTATAATGGTGGTTTTGATTTGGGTATGTTTAATAATCGTTTGAGAATTAATCTTGATGCTTACTATACGATAACGGATAAACTACTTTTGGAAAGAGAGATCTCTAGTATGACGGGACAAACAAACCAGTTGGTTAATATGGGTAAAATGAGTAATACCGGTTATGAAATTGAAATTACAACCCAGAATATTCAAACAAAGGATTTCTCTTGGTCTACAAGTTTAAATATTGCACAGAACTTTAATAAGGTTTTAAACTTAGGTGGTGTAGATAAGATTATAAGCAGTCCTAAAGGAGAAGAAAAACGTCCTACATATTTTGTAACTGAGGTCGGTAAACCTTTAGTTCAATTCTATGGCTTTGTTGTTGAAAAAGAGATTCCTAACGAAGGGCTTATCAGTCCTGTATGGCCGGTTGATGTGAAACCAGAATTGGTACATGTTAAAGACTTGGACGGCAATGGAAAAATAGACGATGATGATATGGTAGCACAGGGCTCTCCATATCCGAAAGTAACTTGGGGTATGACTAATGATTTAAAATGGAAAGATTTCGATTTAAATGTAGTGGTTCAAGGGTCACATGGTAATAAAGTATTTAATATTGATGAGCATTATGCTCAGAGTCAATGGAATGGGAAATTGTTGCCAGAGTACCAGAATTCCTATAATAATATCAAACATAAAGCTTCAGCCTGCTGGTTTGTAGAGGATGCTTCTTTTATTGCAATACGCAGTATCAATTTAGGATATACATTGCCTAAAAATATTATGAAGAACTGTTCATTACGTGTTTATGCGTCTATTTATAATCCATGCTATTTCTTGTTGGGTGATTATAAAGGGTATAATCCTGAAGGTATTAAGAGCTTTGATACTCCATTGATTGATGGTTATCAGAGTGGTGCAATGCCGTTGGCTCGTACTTATACGCTTGGCTTTAATTTTCAATTTTAA
- a CDS encoding alginate lyase family protein, whose protein sequence is MKTKSILTTIFLFLAFTIQAKLPEHPCLLLTQKGIEKIKAQNKPAMLFNTTLTQIKNQIYPILKQPIEVPLPKDAGGGYTHEQHKRNYNNMYNAGVLFQLTEKKEYAEYVKKMLIQYAEMYPNLPLHPIQKSNYRGKLFWQGLNECVWLVYTSQAYDCIYNYLNPKEREFIENNLFKPMVEFIAIHNKSTFEKIHNHATWAVTGVGMISYVMGDKDMLEKALYGLDKSGKSGFIRQIDQLFSPDGYFEEGPYYQRYSLQPFIMFAQAIENNEPERKIFEYKNGVILKAVTTLLQMSENNGQFFHFNDALDKTWHSTELVWGIDISYNRTGNKQLLSIAKEQNTVILNEAGYKVATDIELAQPFIHQTMVISDGAKGDEGGIGILRCPNKNNESCVALKYTSQGMGHGHFDRLSFTYYDNNKEIIQDYGAARFLNIEPKNGGHYLPENNSFSKQTIGHNTLIVDETSHFNGKLDEASKYSPTFYAFINGEQVKMISAKDKHAVPGVTMQRNLLLISHPAFEHPLIIDIFKIISQKKHQYDLPYYYKGHLINTDYKYNAFDTTRTLLGSKNGYQHLWIEAQGNPRQETTSTTWLNDNRFYTLTAVTDENTEIFLTRIGGNDPNFNLRNDPCLMFRQKESDNHTFVSLIEAHGEYNPRLEYTLAPYTNVQNIQIIMDTEEYTILKVTTKNKQAITICFANTDNNPHSVHKIRDYSWQGVCEIK, encoded by the coding sequence ATGAAAACAAAAAGTATTCTAACAACTATTTTCTTATTTCTGGCATTTACAATCCAGGCCAAGTTACCAGAGCATCCCTGCTTATTGCTTACTCAAAAAGGAATTGAAAAAATAAAAGCTCAAAATAAGCCGGCTATGCTATTCAATACGACATTAACTCAAATAAAAAATCAAATATATCCTATCTTAAAACAACCGATAGAAGTTCCACTTCCTAAAGACGCAGGAGGTGGCTATACACACGAACAACATAAGCGCAACTATAATAACATGTATAATGCAGGTGTACTTTTCCAATTAACTGAAAAAAAAGAATATGCGGAATATGTAAAAAAAATGCTTATACAATATGCAGAAATGTATCCTAATCTACCCTTACATCCAATTCAAAAATCTAATTATAGAGGAAAGCTCTTTTGGCAAGGGTTAAATGAATGTGTTTGGTTAGTATACACATCTCAAGCCTATGATTGTATATATAATTACTTAAATCCCAAAGAAAGAGAGTTTATTGAAAATAATTTATTTAAGCCAATGGTTGAATTTATCGCTATACACAATAAATCCACATTCGAAAAAATTCACAACCACGCTACCTGGGCAGTAACAGGAGTGGGGATGATTTCCTATGTTATGGGAGATAAAGATATGCTAGAGAAAGCATTATATGGACTAGATAAAAGCGGAAAAAGTGGTTTTATTAGGCAAATAGATCAACTTTTTTCACCCGACGGATATTTCGAGGAAGGGCCTTATTATCAGAGATATTCATTACAGCCATTCATTATGTTTGCTCAAGCTATTGAGAACAATGAGCCTGAAAGAAAAATATTTGAATATAAAAATGGAGTAATATTAAAAGCCGTCACTACCCTATTACAAATGTCTGAAAACAACGGCCAATTCTTTCATTTCAATGACGCTTTAGACAAGACCTGGCACAGTACAGAGTTAGTTTGGGGTATTGATATCTCCTATAATAGAACAGGCAACAAACAACTATTATCTATAGCAAAAGAACAAAATACTGTTATCCTAAATGAAGCTGGATATAAAGTTGCTACTGACATAGAACTTGCACAACCTTTTATACATCAAACAATGGTCATAAGCGATGGAGCCAAAGGCGACGAGGGTGGCATTGGAATTCTACGCTGCCCAAATAAAAATAATGAAAGCTGTGTAGCTCTAAAATACACATCACAGGGTATGGGACATGGACACTTTGATAGGTTATCATTTACCTATTACGACAATAATAAAGAAATAATACAAGACTACGGGGCTGCACGTTTTTTAAATATAGAGCCTAAAAATGGCGGCCATTATTTACCTGAAAATAATAGCTTTAGTAAGCAAACAATAGGGCATAACACCCTAATAGTCGACGAAACCAGCCACTTCAATGGTAAATTGGACGAAGCATCAAAATACTCTCCCACATTCTATGCTTTCATCAATGGCGAACAGGTAAAAATGATCAGTGCAAAAGACAAACACGCTGTTCCCGGAGTAACTATGCAGCGAAATCTACTGCTAATCTCCCATCCTGCTTTTGAACATCCTCTCATTATTGATATATTCAAAATAATTTCACAAAAAAAACATCAATACGATTTGCCTTATTATTATAAAGGGCATCTCATTAATACTGATTATAAATACAACGCATTCGATACAACTCGCACTTTGTTAGGCAGCAAAAACGGATACCAACATTTATGGATAGAAGCACAAGGAAACCCCAGGCAAGAGACAACTTCTACCACTTGGTTAAACGATAATAGATTCTATACATTAACCGCTGTAACCGATGAAAATACAGAGATATTTCTAACCAGAATTGGTGGTAACGACCCTAACTTCAATTTGAGAAACGATCCTTGCTTAATGTTTCGCCAGAAAGAGAGTGATAATCATACATTCGTATCTCTCATAGAAGCACACGGAGAATACAACCCACGTCTGGAATATACATTAGCTCCTTACACAAACGTACAAAACATCCAAATTATAATGGACACAGAGGAATATACTATCCTCAAAGTTACAACTAAAAATAAACAGGCCATAACTATCTGTTTTGCGAATACAGATAATAATCCACATTCTGTACATAAAATAAGAGATTATAGCTGGCAAGGAGTCTGCGAAATAAAATAA
- a CDS encoding cupin domain-containing protein, which produces MKTCSKVFLLENEISWEQVGEGIQRQILGYDGQLMLVKVKFQKGAIGNAHEHFHSQSTYVVSGVFEFHVNGEKKIVKAGDGIYMEPDVLHGCTCLEAGILIDTFSPMREDFINE; this is translated from the coding sequence ATGAAAACATGTAGTAAAGTTTTTCTATTAGAAAATGAAATAAGTTGGGAACAAGTTGGTGAAGGTATTCAAAGGCAAATACTCGGATATGACGGACAACTCATGCTAGTAAAAGTGAAATTTCAGAAAGGGGCTATTGGAAACGCCCATGAGCATTTTCATTCCCAATCCACCTATGTTGTTAGTGGAGTGTTCGAATTTCATGTAAACGGAGAGAAGAAAATAGTCAAAGCCGGAGATGGAATCTATATGGAACCGGATGTCTTACATGGTTGTACCTGTCTCGAAGCTGGTATTTTAATTGATACCTTTAGCCCAATGCGTGAAGATTTTATAAACGAATAA
- a CDS encoding MFS transporter encodes MKIKGVRWWIIGLIMLITIINYLDRGTLNYMWVANIEYTLTDSFNPSLRVNQATQINEQTYLLTNGQGHEIQVEASRISLKEKNGQTMVINKEGIAYDLGLISTDLSTEEAAKQAKDILGTITIFFMIAYGISQLVSGKMYDKIGTRKGFFVSVLLWGAADAMTSLSRGILSLTTFRMMLGLGEAGPWPGTTKSNAEWFPQKERALAQGLFGAAASLGSIFAPIIILMLYITLGWKLTFVVVGGFGLLWLIPWIIINKKGPKEHPWITDKEKEYILTGQPEIKITNDKGKGWRELLSNKKNWSVILGRFFLDPIWWMFVTYLPLYLADVFKLNIKEVAFSAWVPYVGAMVGSIAGGWMSGFLIRKGKSVDYSRKAAMLLGGFIIIPSIIAAVYSTTSIMAVIFMAFVLGGFQFVMTNIQTIPSDLHSGKSVGSLAGLGGASAVLGTILAILFAQYITNWLLLFSLLAALVPLSLLSIFLTVGKIEQIK; translated from the coding sequence ATGAAAATCAAAGGTGTAAGATGGTGGATTATTGGGCTAATCATGCTCATTACCATCATAAACTATTTGGATAGAGGTACTCTAAATTATATGTGGGTAGCCAATATTGAATACACTCTAACAGACTCTTTTAATCCTAGTCTTAGAGTGAACCAAGCCACTCAGATAAATGAGCAAACCTATCTTTTAACCAACGGTCAAGGCCATGAGATTCAAGTTGAAGCAAGTAGAATCTCACTAAAGGAGAAAAATGGCCAGACAATGGTAATAAACAAAGAGGGAATTGCCTATGATTTAGGACTAATCAGTACTGATTTGTCTACTGAAGAAGCTGCCAAGCAAGCTAAAGATATACTAGGAACGATTACCATATTTTTTATGATAGCTTATGGTATAAGCCAGTTAGTATCTGGAAAAATGTATGACAAAATTGGTACAAGAAAAGGATTCTTCGTTTCTGTATTATTATGGGGAGCCGCAGATGCCATGACATCACTATCACGAGGCATCCTTTCATTAACAACATTTCGTATGATGCTGGGATTAGGAGAAGCCGGTCCATGGCCAGGAACCACTAAAAGTAACGCTGAATGGTTTCCACAGAAGGAACGTGCATTAGCACAAGGTTTATTTGGTGCAGCAGCTTCGTTGGGTTCTATTTTTGCACCCATCATTATACTCATGCTGTATATTACACTTGGATGGAAGCTTACATTTGTAGTTGTCGGTGGTTTCGGTTTATTATGGCTAATTCCATGGATTATCATCAACAAAAAAGGACCTAAAGAACACCCATGGATTACTGATAAAGAAAAAGAATACATATTAACTGGACAACCGGAAATCAAGATTACCAATGACAAAGGCAAAGGCTGGAGAGAATTATTATCAAACAAAAAAAACTGGTCTGTTATTTTAGGACGTTTTTTTCTTGATCCCATTTGGTGGATGTTTGTCACTTATCTACCACTCTATCTAGCTGATGTCTTCAAACTTAATATTAAGGAAGTAGCATTCTCCGCATGGGTTCCTTATGTAGGCGCAATGGTTGGTAGTATTGCCGGTGGATGGATGTCAGGCTTTTTAATCCGAAAAGGAAAAAGTGTTGATTATTCACGTAAAGCTGCCATGTTATTGGGTGGATTTATTATCATCCCTTCTATAATTGCAGCCGTTTATTCTACAACTTCTATTATGGCAGTTATCTTTATGGCTTTCGTCTTGGGAGGTTTTCAATTTGTCATGACGAATATTCAAACAATACCCAGCGATCTACACTCCGGAAAATCCGTTGGCTCATTAGCAGGTCTAGGTGGTGCATCAGCCGTATTAGGAACTATTCTAGCAATATTATTTGCCCAATACATCACAAACTGGCTATTATTATTCTCACTACTTGCAGCATTAGTTCCATTATCATTATTATCCATATTTTTGACTGTCGGTAAAATAGAACAAATAAAATAA
- a CDS encoding SDR family NAD(P)-dependent oxidoreductase, with translation MKLQGKVAIVTGGARDLGRAISIKFAQEGAKVAVNYFDNPEDAAETLKLIQAAGSEGIIVQGDMTKATDVKNLFDKAIEAFGNHIDALVNVVGGIVGRKLVTEQDETWYDFLMDVNMRSVFLCTREAVPYMSAGSTIVNFSSLAARDGGGPGASMYATAKGAVMTYTRAMAKELGPKGIRVNALAPGTIATSFHDRFNTPENRERLKATYALRREGEAKEVADLVIYLSSEDSSYITGANIDINGGSFFS, from the coding sequence ATGAAATTACAAGGTAAAGTAGCCATCGTAACAGGTGGAGCACGTGATTTGGGACGTGCAATCTCAATCAAATTCGCTCAAGAAGGAGCTAAAGTAGCTGTAAACTATTTCGACAACCCGGAAGATGCAGCAGAAACTTTAAAATTAATTCAGGCTGCAGGGTCTGAAGGAATTATTGTACAAGGTGATATGACAAAAGCAACTGATGTCAAAAATCTATTTGACAAAGCTATTGAAGCATTTGGAAATCACATTGATGCATTAGTTAATGTTGTTGGTGGAATTGTTGGTCGCAAATTAGTAACAGAACAAGACGAAACTTGGTATGACTTTTTAATGGATGTAAATATGCGTAGCGTATTTCTATGCACCCGCGAAGCTGTACCGTACATGAGTGCCGGATCTACCATTGTCAATTTTTCGTCTCTTGCAGCCCGTGATGGTGGCGGTCCTGGAGCATCTATGTATGCAACTGCCAAAGGTGCTGTTATGACTTACACACGTGCTATGGCCAAGGAACTTGGTCCCAAAGGAATACGTGTCAACGCATTAGCTCCCGGCACAATAGCTACATCATTCCACGATCGCTTCAATACACCAGAAAACAGAGAACGACTGAAAGCCACATATGCCCTCCGTCGTGAAGGTGAAGCAAAAGAAGTGGCAGATCTAGTAATCTACCTTTCATCCGAGGATTCCTCTTATATTACTGGTGCAAACATAGATATTAATGGTGGTAGTTTCTTCTCATAA
- a CDS encoding 2-hydroxyacid dehydrogenase family protein translates to MKTILVTHQLPKVAFETIVNDYKIIMPDKGLISSCMLDRWIGRCDALLPTYAFKVTKEIIDRATNLEIIANFGAGYDNIDVNYAITKGILVTNSPKPVIEPTAELAFSLLLNVARRISECDRKLRSSRGIEIDVMENLGISLYGKTLGIVGMGAIGQALARRASACGMRIIYYNRKRLSQEIENAYEADWVSLNELLATSDFISLHAPATSETYHMIDIQQFKLMKPSVVLINTARGNLINERVLIHFLQKKRIFGAGLDVFENEPEIPSELLQLDNVLLSPHNGTGTIDTRVESTRYALQNIINYFEGKTLLSPVTK, encoded by the coding sequence ATGAAAACGATTCTTGTGACTCATCAGCTTCCTAAAGTGGCTTTTGAAACAATTGTAAATGATTATAAAATTATTATGCCTGATAAAGGATTGATTAGTAGCTGTATGCTTGATAGATGGATTGGGCGTTGTGATGCTTTGCTTCCTACTTATGCATTTAAGGTAACTAAAGAAATTATAGATCGTGCTACTAACTTGGAGATTATTGCAAACTTTGGAGCAGGTTATGATAATATAGATGTTAATTATGCTATTACAAAAGGAATTTTGGTAACCAATTCTCCGAAACCGGTTATTGAACCAACGGCTGAGCTGGCTTTTTCCTTGTTATTGAATGTGGCTAGAAGAATTTCTGAATGTGATAGGAAATTACGTTCATCAAGAGGAATAGAAATTGATGTGATGGAAAATCTTGGAATCAGTTTATATGGAAAGACTTTAGGGATAGTTGGTATGGGAGCGATAGGGCAAGCTTTGGCAAGAAGAGCTTCTGCTTGTGGTATGAGAATTATATATTATAATAGAAAAAGATTATCTCAAGAAATTGAAAATGCGTATGAGGCTGATTGGGTCAGTTTGAATGAATTGTTAGCTACATCTGATTTTATATCATTACATGCCCCAGCGACTTCAGAAACCTATCACATGATTGATATACAACAGTTTAAACTAATGAAACCTTCTGTGGTATTGATAAACACAGCTAGGGGAAATCTGATTAATGAAAGAGTATTGATACATTTTCTTCAAAAAAAAAGAATATTTGGTGCGGGGTTGGATGTATTTGAAAATGAGCCTGAAATACCTTCGGAATTATTACAGCTTGATAATGTGCTATTATCACCTCATAATGGCACAGGGACTATTGATACACGTGTAGAAAGCACTCGTTATGCCCTTCAGAATATTATAAATTACTTTGAAGGAAAAACTCTCCTCTCACCTGTTACAAAATAG
- a CDS encoding FadR/GntR family transcriptional regulator, with translation MTDILKLLEPAGENATDDIIRQIRFLLDSGDLQPGDKLPAERKLAEKFQVARSQVREAFKKLEFYNIIKTMPQSGSVISAIESTALNSLISDILKMDNCDFHSLVEARSIIEINAAKLCAIRRTEEDLKMIESAMNNYNKKIKECGSALEEDLYFHRTIAEGSKNTVLKSMMMTITPDIMVNYAKFNVCKTNFEIPISEHRLLFEYIKNNNAEAASNIMSQHLTGVLNFAKTQQIAL, from the coding sequence ATGACTGATATATTGAAGCTTTTAGAACCTGCTGGCGAAAATGCAACTGATGATATCATCAGACAAATTCGCTTTTTACTTGACTCTGGCGATTTACAACCTGGGGACAAACTTCCGGCTGAGCGTAAATTAGCTGAAAAGTTCCAAGTTGCACGTTCTCAGGTAAGGGAAGCATTTAAAAAACTAGAGTTTTATAATATCATTAAAACAATGCCACAAAGTGGCTCGGTAATCTCGGCCATTGAGTCTACTGCTTTAAATAGCTTAATCAGTGACATTTTAAAAATGGACAATTGCGACTTCCACTCTTTAGTAGAAGCCCGTTCTATTATTGAAATTAATGCTGCAAAACTTTGCGCAATTCGTCGTACAGAAGAAGATCTGAAAATGATAGAGAGCGCAATGAACAACTATAACAAAAAAATAAAAGAATGCGGTTCTGCATTAGAAGAAGATTTATACTTTCATCGTACTATTGCTGAAGGTTCTAAAAATACAGTATTAAAATCTATGATGATGACAATTACACCTGACATCATGGTAAATTATGCTAAATTTAATGTTTGTAAGACAAATTTTGAGATCCCAATAAGTGAGCATCGTCTTCTTTTCGAATATATTAAAAATAACAATGCAGAAGCAGCTAGTAATATTATGAGTCAGCACCTTACAGGAGTACTAAATTTTGCTAAAACACAACAAATTGCCCTCTAG
- the cysK gene encoding cysteine synthase A, translating into MKKIAQRLTNLVGNTPLLELNNYSRSKDLKAHVIVKLEYFNPAGSVKDRVALAMIEDAEAKGLLKPGATIIEPTSGNTGVGLAFVAAAKGYKLILTMPDTMSMERCNLLKALGAELVLTPGADGMKGAMARAEELKSVTPGSLILQQFDNHANPAVHERTTGQEIWQDTDGKVDMFVAGVGTGGTVSGVGAALKKHNPEVKVIAVEPEDSPVLSGGKPGPHKIQGIGAGFVPKNYNSAIVDGILQVSNDDAIRTSRELARYEGLLVGISSGAAVSAATELAQLPENEGKNIVVLLPDTGERYLSTLLYAFEEYPL; encoded by the coding sequence ATGAAAAAAATAGCACAACGGCTTACCAACTTGGTAGGCAACACTCCTTTGTTGGAGTTGAATAATTATAGCAGGAGTAAAGACTTGAAAGCTCATGTGATTGTCAAACTGGAATATTTTAATCCTGCGGGCAGTGTAAAGGATCGTGTCGCACTGGCTATGATAGAAGATGCGGAAGCGAAAGGACTGCTGAAACCCGGTGCGACGATTATCGAACCGACCAGCGGAAATACCGGGGTGGGACTTGCGTTTGTTGCGGCTGCCAAAGGCTATAAACTGATTTTGACTATGCCGGACACTATGAGCATGGAGCGTTGCAACTTGCTGAAAGCCCTTGGGGCGGAGCTTGTCTTGACTCCCGGTGCGGACGGCATGAAAGGCGCTATGGCGCGTGCCGAAGAATTGAAGTCGGTCACTCCCGGTTCGCTGATTTTGCAACAATTCGACAATCATGCTAACCCTGCTGTTCATGAGCGTACTACCGGACAGGAAATTTGGCAGGATACGGACGGGAAAGTCGATATGTTTGTCGCTGGGGTAGGCACCGGAGGAACAGTGAGTGGTGTTGGAGCGGCTTTGAAGAAACATAATCCCGAAGTGAAGGTGATAGCCGTAGAACCGGAAGACTCGCCGGTGCTATCGGGGGGGAAACCGGGGCCGCATAAAATTCAGGGTATCGGTGCGGGCTTTGTTCCCAAAAACTATAATAGTGCAATTGTGGACGGAATTCTGCAAGTATCCAATGATGATGCTATCCGTACGAGCCGCGAACTGGCAAGATACGAAGGGCTGTTAGTGGGGATTTCTTCGGGAGCCGCTGTGAGTGCTGCCACAGAACTGGCGCAACTACCGGAGAATGAGGGCAAGAACATCGTGGTATTGCTGCCTGATACGGGAGAACGTTATTTGTCAACGCTGCTGTATGCTTTTGAGGAATATCCTTTATGA